Proteins encoded together in one Coffea arabica cultivar ET-39 chromosome 2c, Coffea Arabica ET-39 HiFi, whole genome shotgun sequence window:
- the LOC140035310 gene encoding beta-glucosidase 11-like isoform X2 produces the protein MEGRLAFGIPSFMPIREDVQHMVDTGLEAYRFSISWSRLIPDGRGRVNPKGLEYYNNLINELLMHGIQPHVTLFHFDTPQVLEDEYGGWLSRKIVNDFTAYADVCFKEFGDRVLYWTTINEGNVFAMGGYDNGIAPPGRCSFPFGLNCSKGNSITEPYIAGHNMLLAHSSAVKLYYKKHKVVTHGIEDVTTAYFIVVLPFLTVSDVFKSFFIGIDQWFWCGQNIDHFECSEKETNTFLPTNEIPSIKPLKLDNIGCQIFQDVEPLYQATQHGFVGLNIYAPWFSPYSNATEDKIATQRAIDFYIGWFLHPMVFGDYPHIIKKNAGTKIPALTPRESRLLKGSFDFIGLNHYLTLYVKDSPSSLNVNIRDIVADMGLSTLVEPEDAPENQNDDTSSSLSGILEYLRNVYANPPTYIHENGKRTERNGTLNDTSRVKYMYSYIRTLLDAIKNGSNTKGYFLWSLLDGFEPIGGYTTSFGLYYVDLDDKQLKRYPKLSAHWYSNFLKGRTIKPDEINEVVNEIFVSSTSKASDQ, from the exons ATGGAAGGACGCCTAGCATTTGGGATACCTTCGTTTATGCCAATAAGG GAAGATGTTCAACACATGGTAGACACAGGTCTGGAGGCTTACAGATTCTCTATTTCCTGGTCAAGACTTATTCCTG ATGGAAGAGGCCGTGTCAACCCCAAAGGTTTAGAATATTACAACAATCTTATTAATGAACTCCTAATGCATG GAATTCAGCCACATGTCACGCTTTTTCACTTTGATACCCCTCAAGTTCTTGAAGATGAATATGGGGGATGGCTCAGTCGGAAGATAGT GAACGACTTTACCGCCTATGCTGATGTGTGCTTCAAGGAATTTGGAGACAGGGTTCTGTATTGGACTACCATAAATGAGGGTAATGTATTTGCCATGGGTGGTTATGATAATGGAATCGCACCCCCAGGGCGCTGCTCTTTTCCATTTGGACTGAACTGCTCCAAGGGTAATTCCATAACTGAGCCATATATTGCTGGTCACAACATGTTGCTGGCACATTCATCTGCTGTGAAGCTATACTACAAAAAGCATAAG GTTGTCACTCATGGTATTGAGGATGTGACCACGGCATATTTCATCGTCGTTCTCCCATTTCTGACGGTTTCGGATGTCTTCAAGAGTTTCTTCATCGGGATTGATCAATGGTTTTGGTGTGGTCAAAACATAGACCACTTTGAGTGCAGTGAGAAGGAAACGAACACGTTTTTGCCAACGAATGAAATTCCCTCCATCAAACCTCTCAAGCTTGACAATATTGGATGCCAAATCTTTCAAG ATGTTGAACCTCTATATCAGGCGACTCAACATGGTTTTGTGGGACTAAACATCTATGCTCCTTGGTTTTCTCCATATTCTAATGCTACAGAAGATAAAATTGCAACTCAAAGAGCCATTGATTTTTACATTGGTTG GTTTCTCCATCCAATGGTGTTTGGAGACTATCCTCACATCATAAAGAAGAATGCTGGCACAAAGATTCCAGCGCTAACTCCACGTGAATCTAGGCTACTTAAGGGCTCATTCGACTTTATAGGGCTGAACCATTATTTAACACTCTACGTCAAGGACAGTCCTAGCAGCCTTAATGTGAATATCAGGGACATAGTTGCTGATATGGGATTAAGCACTCTGG tTGAGCCAGAAGATGCACCAGAAAATCAG AATGATGATACATCATCCAGTCTATCCGGAATTCTGGAGTATCTCAGGAATGTATATGCCAATCCGCCTACTTATATCCATGAAAATG GTAAAAGAACTGAGCGCAATGGAACACTAAACGACACATCAAGGGTGAAATATATGTATTCATATATCAGGACCTTGCTTGATGCAATAAA AAATGGATCAAATACAAAAGGGTACTTCCTCTGGTCTTTGCTAGATGGTTTCGAGCCAATAGGCGGCTATACAACCAGCTTCGGCCTGTACTACGTTGATTTGGACGACAAGCAATTGAAAAGATACCCAAAGCTCTCAGCACACTGGTACTCCAATTTCCTCAAGGGAAGAACCATCAAGCCTGATGAGATAAATGAAGTTGTAAATGAAATCTTTGTCTCTTCGACATCGAAAGCCTCTGATCAGTGA
- the LOC140035310 gene encoding beta-glucosidase 11-like isoform X3, whose product MWKQKQRSLMDSSAPLIILLMLLMLLQLLAVMAIARVENFTRSDFPVDFIFGAGSSAFQVEGAAREDGRTPSIWDTFVYANKGLSHGASGDIACDQYHKYKEDVQHMVDTGLEAYRFSISWSRLIPDGRGRVNPKGLEYYNNLINELLMHGIQPHVTLFHFDTPQVLEDEYGGWLSRKIVNDFTAYADVCFKEFGDRVLYWTTINEGNVFAMGGYDNGIAPPGRCSFPFGLNCSKGNSITEPYIAGHNMLLAHSSAVKLYYKKHKATQHGFVGLNIYAPWFSPYSNATEDKIATQRAIDFYIGWFLHPMVFGDYPHIIKKNAGTKIPALTPRESRLLKGSFDFIGLNHYLTLYVKDSPSSLNVNIRDIVADMGLSTLVEPEDAPENQNDDTSSSLSGILEYLRNVYANPPTYIHENGKRTERNGTLNDTSRVKYMYSYIRTLLDAIKNGSNTKGYFLWSLLDGFEPIGGYTTSFGLYYVDLDDKQLKRYPKLSAHWYSNFLKGRTIKPDEINEVVNEIFVSSTSKASDQ is encoded by the exons ATGTGGAAACAGAAACAGAGGAGTCTTATGGATTCTTCTGCTCCTCTGATTATACTGCTAATGTTGCTAATGCTGTTGCAACTTCTGGCTGTAATGGCAATAGCCAGAGTGGAGAATTTTACAAGATCAGACTTCCCAGTTGACTTTATCTTTGGTGCCGGCAGTTCAGCATTTCAA GTAGAGGGGGCTGCCCGTGAAGATGGAAGGACGCCTAGCATTTGGGATACCTTCGTTTATGCCAATAAGG GGCTTTCTCATGGAGCCTCCGGAGACATAGCTTGTGATCAGTATCACAAATACAAG GAAGATGTTCAACACATGGTAGACACAGGTCTGGAGGCTTACAGATTCTCTATTTCCTGGTCAAGACTTATTCCTG ATGGAAGAGGCCGTGTCAACCCCAAAGGTTTAGAATATTACAACAATCTTATTAATGAACTCCTAATGCATG GAATTCAGCCACATGTCACGCTTTTTCACTTTGATACCCCTCAAGTTCTTGAAGATGAATATGGGGGATGGCTCAGTCGGAAGATAGT GAACGACTTTACCGCCTATGCTGATGTGTGCTTCAAGGAATTTGGAGACAGGGTTCTGTATTGGACTACCATAAATGAGGGTAATGTATTTGCCATGGGTGGTTATGATAATGGAATCGCACCCCCAGGGCGCTGCTCTTTTCCATTTGGACTGAACTGCTCCAAGGGTAATTCCATAACTGAGCCATATATTGCTGGTCACAACATGTTGCTGGCACATTCATCTGCTGTGAAGCTATACTACAAAAAGCATAAG GCGACTCAACATGGTTTTGTGGGACTAAACATCTATGCTCCTTGGTTTTCTCCATATTCTAATGCTACAGAAGATAAAATTGCAACTCAAAGAGCCATTGATTTTTACATTGGTTG GTTTCTCCATCCAATGGTGTTTGGAGACTATCCTCACATCATAAAGAAGAATGCTGGCACAAAGATTCCAGCGCTAACTCCACGTGAATCTAGGCTACTTAAGGGCTCATTCGACTTTATAGGGCTGAACCATTATTTAACACTCTACGTCAAGGACAGTCCTAGCAGCCTTAATGTGAATATCAGGGACATAGTTGCTGATATGGGATTAAGCACTCTGG tTGAGCCAGAAGATGCACCAGAAAATCAG AATGATGATACATCATCCAGTCTATCCGGAATTCTGGAGTATCTCAGGAATGTATATGCCAATCCGCCTACTTATATCCATGAAAATG GTAAAAGAACTGAGCGCAATGGAACACTAAACGACACATCAAGGGTGAAATATATGTATTCATATATCAGGACCTTGCTTGATGCAATAAA AAATGGATCAAATACAAAAGGGTACTTCCTCTGGTCTTTGCTAGATGGTTTCGAGCCAATAGGCGGCTATACAACCAGCTTCGGCCTGTACTACGTTGATTTGGACGACAAGCAATTGAAAAGATACCCAAAGCTCTCAGCACACTGGTACTCCAATTTCCTCAAGGGAAGAACCATCAAGCCTGATGAGATAAATGAAGTTGTAAATGAAATCTTTGTCTCTTCGACATCGAAAGCCTCTGATCAGTGA
- the LOC140035310 gene encoding beta-glucosidase 11-like isoform X1, translating to MWKQKQRSLMDSSAPLIILLMLLMLLQLLAVMAIARVENFTRSDFPVDFIFGAGSSAFQVEGAAREDGRTPSIWDTFVYANKGLSHGASGDIACDQYHKYKEDVQHMVDTGLEAYRFSISWSRLIPDGRGRVNPKGLEYYNNLINELLMHGIQPHVTLFHFDTPQVLEDEYGGWLSRKIVNDFTAYADVCFKEFGDRVLYWTTINEGNVFAMGGYDNGIAPPGRCSFPFGLNCSKGNSITEPYIAGHNMLLAHSSAVKLYYKKHKVVTHGIEDVTTAYFIVVLPFLTVSDVFKSFFIGIDQWFWCGQNIDHFECSEKETNTFLPTNEIPSIKPLKLDNIGCQIFQDVEPLYQATQHGFVGLNIYAPWFSPYSNATEDKIATQRAIDFYIGWFLHPMVFGDYPHIIKKNAGTKIPALTPRESRLLKGSFDFIGLNHYLTLYVKDSPSSLNVNIRDIVADMGLSTLVEPEDAPENQNDDTSSSLSGILEYLRNVYANPPTYIHENGKRTERNGTLNDTSRVKYMYSYIRTLLDAIKNGSNTKGYFLWSLLDGFEPIGGYTTSFGLYYVDLDDKQLKRYPKLSAHWYSNFLKGRTIKPDEINEVVNEIFVSSTSKASDQ from the exons ATGTGGAAACAGAAACAGAGGAGTCTTATGGATTCTTCTGCTCCTCTGATTATACTGCTAATGTTGCTAATGCTGTTGCAACTTCTGGCTGTAATGGCAATAGCCAGAGTGGAGAATTTTACAAGATCAGACTTCCCAGTTGACTTTATCTTTGGTGCCGGCAGTTCAGCATTTCAA GTAGAGGGGGCTGCCCGTGAAGATGGAAGGACGCCTAGCATTTGGGATACCTTCGTTTATGCCAATAAGG GGCTTTCTCATGGAGCCTCCGGAGACATAGCTTGTGATCAGTATCACAAATACAAG GAAGATGTTCAACACATGGTAGACACAGGTCTGGAGGCTTACAGATTCTCTATTTCCTGGTCAAGACTTATTCCTG ATGGAAGAGGCCGTGTCAACCCCAAAGGTTTAGAATATTACAACAATCTTATTAATGAACTCCTAATGCATG GAATTCAGCCACATGTCACGCTTTTTCACTTTGATACCCCTCAAGTTCTTGAAGATGAATATGGGGGATGGCTCAGTCGGAAGATAGT GAACGACTTTACCGCCTATGCTGATGTGTGCTTCAAGGAATTTGGAGACAGGGTTCTGTATTGGACTACCATAAATGAGGGTAATGTATTTGCCATGGGTGGTTATGATAATGGAATCGCACCCCCAGGGCGCTGCTCTTTTCCATTTGGACTGAACTGCTCCAAGGGTAATTCCATAACTGAGCCATATATTGCTGGTCACAACATGTTGCTGGCACATTCATCTGCTGTGAAGCTATACTACAAAAAGCATAAG GTTGTCACTCATGGTATTGAGGATGTGACCACGGCATATTTCATCGTCGTTCTCCCATTTCTGACGGTTTCGGATGTCTTCAAGAGTTTCTTCATCGGGATTGATCAATGGTTTTGGTGTGGTCAAAACATAGACCACTTTGAGTGCAGTGAGAAGGAAACGAACACGTTTTTGCCAACGAATGAAATTCCCTCCATCAAACCTCTCAAGCTTGACAATATTGGATGCCAAATCTTTCAAG ATGTTGAACCTCTATATCAGGCGACTCAACATGGTTTTGTGGGACTAAACATCTATGCTCCTTGGTTTTCTCCATATTCTAATGCTACAGAAGATAAAATTGCAACTCAAAGAGCCATTGATTTTTACATTGGTTG GTTTCTCCATCCAATGGTGTTTGGAGACTATCCTCACATCATAAAGAAGAATGCTGGCACAAAGATTCCAGCGCTAACTCCACGTGAATCTAGGCTACTTAAGGGCTCATTCGACTTTATAGGGCTGAACCATTATTTAACACTCTACGTCAAGGACAGTCCTAGCAGCCTTAATGTGAATATCAGGGACATAGTTGCTGATATGGGATTAAGCACTCTGG tTGAGCCAGAAGATGCACCAGAAAATCAG AATGATGATACATCATCCAGTCTATCCGGAATTCTGGAGTATCTCAGGAATGTATATGCCAATCCGCCTACTTATATCCATGAAAATG GTAAAAGAACTGAGCGCAATGGAACACTAAACGACACATCAAGGGTGAAATATATGTATTCATATATCAGGACCTTGCTTGATGCAATAAA AAATGGATCAAATACAAAAGGGTACTTCCTCTGGTCTTTGCTAGATGGTTTCGAGCCAATAGGCGGCTATACAACCAGCTTCGGCCTGTACTACGTTGATTTGGACGACAAGCAATTGAAAAGATACCCAAAGCTCTCAGCACACTGGTACTCCAATTTCCTCAAGGGAAGAACCATCAAGCCTGATGAGATAAATGAAGTTGTAAATGAAATCTTTGTCTCTTCGACATCGAAAGCCTCTGATCAGTGA